A single window of Caldicellulosiruptor bescii DSM 6725 DNA harbors:
- the tsf gene encoding translation elongation factor Ts, translated as MITAEMVKELREKTGAGMMDCKKALEDAGGDMDKAIELLRERGLAKAAKKASRVAAEGIVESYIHGNGRIGVLVEINCETDFVARNEEFRQFAKDIAMQIAAANPKYVSREEVPLDVIEKEKTILRQQALNEGKPENVVDRIVEGRLEKFFEEVCLLEQPWIKNPDMKIKDLLTEKIAKIGENIVIRRFARFERGEGIEKAASC; from the coding sequence ATGATTACTGCTGAGATGGTAAAAGAGCTCAGAGAAAAAACTGGTGCTGGTATGATGGACTGTAAAAAAGCTTTAGAAGATGCAGGCGGCGATATGGACAAGGCAATAGAACTTTTGAGAGAAAGAGGTCTTGCAAAGGCTGCAAAGAAGGCTTCACGTGTTGCGGCAGAAGGGATTGTTGAAAGCTATATCCATGGAAATGGCAGAATTGGTGTTTTGGTTGAGATAAATTGCGAGACAGACTTTGTTGCAAGAAATGAAGAATTTAGACAATTTGCAAAGGATATTGCTATGCAGATTGCAGCAGCAAATCCAAAATATGTTTCAAGAGAAGAGGTACCTCTTGATGTAATTGAAAAAGAAAAGACAATTTTAAGACAGCAGGCTTTGAATGAAGGAAAGCCGGAAAATGTTGTTGACAGGATTGTTGAGGGTAGGCTTGAGAAGTTCTTTGAAGAGGTTTGCTTACTTGAGCAACCTTGGATTAAAAACCCTGATATGAAGATAAAAGACTTGCTCACAGAAAAAATTGCAAAAATTGGTGAAAATATTGTTATAAGAAGATTTGCAAGATTTGAAAGAGGAGAAGGAATTGAAAAGGCTGCTTCATGTTAA
- the pyrH gene encoding UMP kinase yields MVKPKYKRVILKLSGEALGGEKGFGIDWQVVETICEEIEKVRELGVEVAIVVGGGNFFRGRSAEHIDRATADYMGMLATVINSLALQSILEKRGIPTRVQSAIEMRQIAEPYIRRRAIRHLEKGRVVIFACGTGNPFFSTDTAAALRAAEIDAEAILLAKKVDGVYDSDPRKNPNAKKYDFITYLDVINQRLEVMDSTATSMCMDNEIPILVFELAKGNILKAVMGENIGTIVNVKEAK; encoded by the coding sequence ATGGTTAAGCCAAAATACAAAAGGGTAATATTAAAATTAAGTGGTGAAGCTTTGGGCGGTGAAAAGGGCTTTGGAATTGACTGGCAGGTTGTTGAAACCATCTGTGAAGAGATTGAAAAGGTAAGGGAGCTTGGAGTGGAAGTTGCTATTGTGGTCGGTGGTGGCAACTTCTTCAGAGGAAGAAGTGCTGAACACATAGACAGAGCAACAGCCGACTATATGGGAATGCTTGCAACTGTTATTAATTCACTTGCACTTCAGAGCATTCTTGAAAAAAGAGGCATTCCGACAAGAGTCCAGAGCGCAATCGAGATGAGACAGATTGCAGAGCCGTACATCCGACGCCGAGCAATTCGCCACTTGGAAAAGGGCAGGGTTGTGATTTTTGCATGTGGCACAGGCAATCCTTTCTTCTCAACAGACACTGCAGCAGCTTTGCGTGCTGCTGAGATTGATGCAGAGGCAATCCTTCTTGCAAAAAAAGTAGACGGTGTCTATGACAGTGACCCGAGGAAAAATCCAAATGCTAAAAAGTATGACTTTATAACTTACTTAGATGTCATCAATCAGCGACTTGAGGTTATGGACTCAACAGCAACATCTATGTGCATGGACAATGAAATTCCTATTTTGGTGTTTGAACTTGCAAAAGGAAATATTCTTAAAGCTGTTATGGGCGAGAACATAGGAACAATTGTAAATGTAAAGGAGGCAAAGTAA